ACGGCGACGTCACCGCCGCGATCCAGGGTGAGATGTACGACGCGGTGACCGGGAAGAAGCCCGCCGACCAGGCCCTGACGGACCTGGAGTCCAAGCTCCAGCCGCTGACCGCGCAGTGAGCGGGATGACCACCACCGAGAGCGCGCCCGCCGCCGGCACCGCCGCGGCGCGCGCGCCCCGCGGACGCGCGAGAGGCGACGTGCAGGGGACGCGGCGGCTCGCGGCGCTGCTGCTGTCGCCCACGCTGCTCGTCCTCGCGCTCGTCATCGGCTACCCGGTCCTCGCCGGGTTCCGCGAGTCGCTGTACTCGCGGGGCGAGGGGCTGGACGCCGACGGGTTCGTCGTGGAGGGCGACCGGTTCGTCGGCCTCGGCAACTACACCGCGATCTTCCAGGGCGACCGCGCCGACGCGTTCTGGAACGCCTTCTCCAACACCACGTTCTTCACCCTCACCACGGTCGTGCTGGAGACGGTGATCGGCGTCGCCATGGCGCTGATCATGCAGCAGGCGTTCCGCGGGCGGGCGCTGGTGCGCGCGAGCATCCTCGTCCCGTGGGCGATCCCGACCGCGATCTCCGGGCTGCTGTGGCGGTGGATCTTCCAGGCCGACGGCGCCGCGAACGCGGTGCTGCGCCAGGAGATCCTGTGGACCGCCGACGGGTTCCCCGCCAAGACGGCCGTCGTCATCGCCGAGGTCTGGAAGACCTCCCCGTTCATCGGGCTGCTCGTCCTCGCCGGGCTGCAGATGATCCCCCGGGACGTCTACGAGGCCGCCCGGGTGGACGGCGCCGGCCCGGTCCAGCAGTTCTTCCGCATCACGCTGCCGCTGGTCAAGCCCGCGCTGCTGGTCGCCGTGCTGTTCCGGATGCTGGACGTGCTGCGGATGTTCGACCTGCCCGCCGTGCTGATCGGCGTCAACCAGAAGTCCGTGGAGACGCTGACGATGATCGCCTGGTTCGAGGCGTCCAACCTGCGGTACGGGTCGGCGGCGGCGTACGCGACCGTCCTGTTCCTGTACATCGCGCTGATCGCGTACCTGTTCGTGAAGCTGCTCGGCGCCGACATCATCGGCGAGGCACGCCAGAAGAACCGGCGCCCGCGCGCCGTCCGGACGCCGCGCGGCGGAAGGAGGGCGG
The sequence above is a segment of the Actinomadura coerulea genome. Coding sequences within it:
- a CDS encoding carbohydrate ABC transporter permease, translating into MTTTESAPAAGTAAARAPRGRARGDVQGTRRLAALLLSPTLLVLALVIGYPVLAGFRESLYSRGEGLDADGFVVEGDRFVGLGNYTAIFQGDRADAFWNAFSNTTFFTLTTVVLETVIGVAMALIMQQAFRGRALVRASILVPWAIPTAISGLLWRWIFQADGAANAVLRQEILWTADGFPAKTAVVIAEVWKTSPFIGLLVLAGLQMIPRDVYEAARVDGAGPVQQFFRITLPLVKPALLVAVLFRMLDVLRMFDLPAVLIGVNQKSVETLTMIAWFEASNLRYGSAAAYATVLFLYIALIAYLFVKLLGADIIGEARQKNRRPRAVRTPRGGRRAAA